The Thermococcus sp. 4557 genomic sequence TCCGGGGGTGAGGCCCATGCCCACAAGCCGCTGCCTTGCGGTGGGGCCGCCGAGGATGTTCACCACGATCCCCCTGTCCCCGGGTCTGAGTGCGTTTAAAGGTACAATCATGAGCATCACCGTTAGGCTTTCCTAATTCGATATTCAAATCCCTCGATGGCCTTAAAAAGCTTTGGTGGGCCTAACAAAATCAGAGAGTTCGAAATCAGAAATCCACGGGTTCTGAGACGCTCCGGAAAGGTGTTCCAGGAGGATACTGAATTTAAAACTTCGGAAAGGTATTTAAGGGATTGAGGAGAATATAAGGAGTTGAATTTCGGAGGTGTGTTATCATGGAGGAGACTCCGCCTGAAGAACCCAAGAAGACGTCCCTTGGCATGGATGAGAACATCGAGGGGTTGCTTGCCTATCTTCTTGGTGCCCTGACAGGGATAATCTTCCTGCTACTCGAGAAGGAGAGCGATTTCGTCCGTTTCCACGCGATGCAGTCGACGATAACCTTTATAGGCATCTGGGTGCTCCAGATAATCTTCAGCGTGATACCATACATTGGGGGCATCCTCGCCTGGCTTCTGGGAATTATAGGCTTCGTCCTCTGGATTCTCGGCATGGTGAAAGCCTACCAGGGCGAACGCTACAAGTTCCCCATCGTCGGCAACCTGGCCGAGGAGTGGATGGGGAAGGTCAACGTCTGAGGCTTAGCTTTTTAAGCCTCCTTTTTTACCTCACCCCATGAGAGACATCGAGAGCGTTGTTGAGGAGACGGCGAGATTCTCCGAGGAACACGGGCTGTATGAAAAACGCATACTCGTCATGTTCTCTGGCGGAAAGGACAGTTCACTGACCCTTCACATCCTCAAGGAGGTGGGTCTTGAGGTCTCCGCGCTGACCTTCTTCCACCGCTGGAGCTGGAGGGAAACGCTCAACTGGGCGATGGGATTCACCAAAAAACTCGGAGTTGAGCACTACATCGTTGATATCACCGACGGCCTTCTCCGCGAGGCGGCAGGAAGAAAGGGGCCGATATGCATCAACTGCAAGAAGGTCATGCTCTGGAACGCCAAATGGTTCGCCCTCAACAACGGCTTTGACGTCCTTGCCAAGGGAGACAACGCCAACGACAAGATAATAGGCGCCCTGCTCGACCAGTGCGAGGGGGACATAAGGCTCTGCGGGCTCCCGAAGGTGGGAGTGCCCTTTTTCAGGCCCCTCATAAAGTACACCGCAGAGGAGGTTGAGGCACTCGCGGACGAGGCAGGGATAAGACCCTACCGCATGTACGAGCACGCGCGGCGGCGGCAGTGGAGGGAGGGCTGTCCGCTCCAGTACATCGACCGTGAGGAGGTCGTCACTAAGGAGCTCATGGATCTGGCCTTCAGGGTGAACTACGAGGTGAGCAAAATCGCCCGGGCGAGGAAGGTCCGCGTGAGCGTCCGGGTGCCGAGCTTCGAGATAATGTGCTGGGACTGCGACGAGGGGACCCTCCGGGAGGTGGAGAGGGTTACCTCGATGTTTGGGGGGAAGGAAAAATGAGGCTTCCGCTGGGGAAGATACGAAACGACGTCCTGCACGATGCTGTATTCCCAAACCTGGGTGTGGAGGACATGAAGGTGGTATACGGGCCCAGGGAGGGCTTTGACTCTGCGGTCCTCGAATACGACCGCGACCACTACCTCGTGGTCGCCACCGACCCAACCCTCGGCGTTCCCGGGGAAACCTTCGGATTCTTCTCGTATCACTTCGCGGCCAGCGACGTGGCGGTTTTCGGGGCGAGGCCGAGGTGGCTGGTGGTTGATATCCTCCTCCCCCCTGGAAGCGAGAAGGGTTTTCTCGAAAAGACGATGCGCGACTTGAACGCGGAGTGCCGGAAGTACGGGAGCGCGATAATCGGGGGCCACACTGGCGTTTATCCGAGCGTAGCCGAGCCCACCTCAACGACCACCGCGATGGGTCTTGTGAAGAAAGACCTGCTGAGGCTTCCACTCGCAAAGCCCGGCGACAGAATAGTCGTGACCGGCAAGGTCGGTCTTGAGTTCGCGGTCTCCGCGGCGTACTTCCGGGAGGACGAGCTCAGAAAGCTCCTCTCTTTCCGGGAAATTCAGCTCCTCAGGGGACTCTACCGCTTCGAAACCGCTGTTCCCGATGCCCTCGCGGCCAGACCCTTTGTTCGGGGCATGCACGATGCCACCGAGGGCGGTTTAACTGCCCTCCACGAGATAGCCGACAACTCCGGGGTCGGCTTCACGATTCACGCCGAGAAGCTCTACCTAGACCCCCTCGTGGGGAAGGTCCTCGACTTCTACGGCCTTGATCCGTGGGGCGTTTCGTCCACCGGCACGGTGATAGCGATAGTTCCCCCAGGGAACGTCGGTTCCTTGATTACAGAATTAAACAAAAATGGAATTATTGCATTTGAACTCGGCGAGTTCACCGCCGATAAGAAGCGCATCCTAATCGAAAACGGGGAAGAAAGGGAGTTCCCAACGTTTAAGAGCGACCCCTACGTGGAGCTGTACAACAAACGATAAATACCAGGAGAGCGCATTACCAACCATGAGCCGAGAGATTATCCGGGATGTGATTCTCAGGGTATTGCGGGAGCTTGGTCTTGGGGTAGATGATATAATCCTCTTCGGTTCCCGAGCAAGGGGCGATTTTAGGGCCGACAGTGATTGGGACGTTTTGGTGATTCTGTCCAGACCATTAGAGAGGAAGGTGGAGCTGGAGGCATACAAGAAGATACACAGGGAGCTCCTGTTAAAAGGAATCAAGGTGGATATTCTCTTTATCTCCGAGGATGAGCTCGAAAAGGTCAAGGACGATACGGGTTTTGTTTACTACTACGCTCTCAGGGAGGGTGTGAAGATTTGAGCTACAGGGAATGGCTCGAGAAGGCTGAAAAAGACCTTGTGCTGGCCAAAAACAGCCTTTCTCTCGATTTCTATGACTATGCGACGTTCCACGCTCAGCAGTGCGCCGAAAAGGCTTTAAAAGCGTTTTTGGTATCGAAGGGAAAACCTATCAAACGAACCCACGACGTTGGCGAACTCATACTCCTATGTGCCGATGTGGATTCCGAATTCTTAAAACTCTTTGATGACGATGTGGATCTTCTAACCGCCTACGCCGTGGAGGCGAGGTATCCAACCATCCATGAGCCGGATAAAGAGGAGGCAGAGAACGCAATAAAACTGGCCGAGCTCGTCCTCGCATTTGTGCAGTCCAAACTCACTTCACCCTGAACCTCAGCAGCGCCGCCAGGCCTCCGAGGGCCTTCAGCTTGTCGCCTCCCTCGTGCTCCGAGCTTACCACGACCACCTCGCCGCGGGAGTAGCGAACCGCGTCCATGAGCTCCTCTATCTTCTCCCTGTGCTCCCCCTTCAGGAGCTCGTCGAGAACCAGGAGCGTCTCGACAGCCCCGTAGTTCACGGCCTCCTCGACCTCTTTAAGACCGTAAGCGGCCAGGCCGTTGTTCCTCGCGATGTTCTCAAGCACTTTCTCGACGAGCTGAACCTCTTTAGCAACGCGGTTCTCGTGGTAGACCTTGTCGACCGTTCCGCGTTTGATGACCTCGTAGATGCCAGTCCTTCCGGTCACGCTCGTGTCCTCTATGGCAACCTTCTTTGCCAGCTCCCCGTAGTTCTCGCGCAGGAACTTGTAGAAGTCCTCCTTGACGAAGCCGGGGCCGGCAACTATCGCCCTCTCTATGCCCTCGCGGTTTATTATCTCCTCCATGCTCTTCGCCACGTCGTGGAAGAACTTCTTCTCCTCGCTCTCGCGGTTGGTGTTGTACCTCTTCCCGCCGAGGTTGTAGCGTATCCCCTTGAGTATCTCAACGCCGTACTCCCTGATTATCGCCATGTCGGCCTCGCCGTCGTCTATGACGACTATCATGACCCTTGCCCTCTTGGAAGCCTCGACGGCCTCCTTGAGGCGCTCGATGTGGTGCTCCTTCCAGCGGGGCTTCTGAATGGTCACCACGGTTCCTTCTTCGATGGCTATCGTATGGTACTTACCGATGGGGACGTCGTCCCTGCTGGCGTAGACGATCGGGCCGGTAACGCGGACCTGGTTGGCGAACTTGTGGAAGTTTATCTTCTCCGCCTTAACGCCGAGAAAGACGGGAATCACCTCAACCTTCTCCGCCCTGAGGGAATCGGCGCGCTGGCTCTGCTTCCTGAGGGTTTTGGCGTAAACAACATCGCCCGGGTCGATGATGTGGTACAGGTGCCAGAGGTCGTCGAGCGTCTCTGCCTTGACCTTTATCTTGCCCTCCTTGACGTCCTGGTGGATTATCTGCACTCTCTCACCCCCGAGAAAAGTTAGCCGATGGCCTTTAAAAAGTTGTTAGGAGGGGCCTAAATCAGCTCCCTCTCGGTCTTGGTGAGCCTCTCGGCGCCGTTCTCCGTGATGAGGATGGTGTCCTCGATGCGGACGCCGCCGAACTTGGGCAGGTATATTCCGGGCTCGATGGTTATGACCATTCCCGGTTTGAGTTCCGTCTCATCGAACTGGCTCACGCGAGGCCACTCGTGTATCTCGAGGCCGACGCCGTGGCCGGTTGAGTGTATGAAGTGGTCGCCGTAGCCGTACTCTTTGATGACGTCCCTGACGAGGGTGTCGAGCTCTTTGGCCGTCATACCTGGCCTGGCCGCCTCGACGCCTTTCCTCTGGGCCTCGAGGACGATTTCGTATATCTCTTTCTGCTTCGCGTTGGGTGAACCGACGACTATGGTACGCGTCATGTCCGAGTGGTAGTGCCTGTAAAGCGCTCCTTCGTCAATGACAACCAGGTCTCCCTTCTCTATCCTCTTGTCGCTGGCCAGACCGTGCGGCAGGGCGGCGCGCCAGCCGCTGGCTATTATCGTGTCGAAGGCCGGCTTCTCGGCACCGTTCATCTTCATGACGTACTCCATCTTCGCCGCTATCTCCCTCTCGCGCTTGCCCTCGCTTATCTCCTCAAGCGCCGCCATCATGGCCATGTCCGCTATCCTGCAGGCGGCCTTTATGACCTCAATCTCCTCGGGGGTCTTGATTATGCGGAGCTCCTTCACCACGTCATCGACCGGGACGAAATCCGCGGCGCCCACCTTCTCCTTAAGCGTCTGGATGGTCGAGAAGCTCGTTCTGCCCTCTATGCCGAGCTTCTTCAGCTTGAAGGAGGAAAGCCTCTCGTAAAGCTCCTTTCCTGTCTTGAACTTCTCGACGGGGACTCTGGAGGTTTCTTTAGCTTCCTCGTACTCGAGCTCGGGAACAATGAAAACGGCATCGTCAGGTGTGACGACGAGGTAGCCGCCGAGAACCGGGGAGCTGCCGGTGAAGTAGAAGAGGTTCTCTTTCGCGGTAATCAGAACCCCATCGAGCTCGTTTTCGGATATGAACTTCTTAAGCCTGTCAATCCTCATCTTTTAATCACCGGGCATTTGTAATCGCCAGTGCAATAAAACCCTTTCGGCAGACCAACGGCGAAAATCGAAGTTCCCCGTTTCAAGAAAAAGTTATAATCCTGAGGGAGTACTAGGTGTATGGCGGTTTATCTATTTGACTTCGACGGGACCCTCGTGGACAGCACGGGCGCGGTTGAGAAGGCCCTCCGCATAGCCATCGAAAAGACAGTCCCCGCGGTCATTGAGAGCGACCTGTACGAGGACTACTACAAGGCCCTCGCCCTTTTCATCAAGGGGAAGCTGACCTACCAGTACCTCGGTGTTATACACGAGCTGGTGGCACAGGGGACCATACACGAGTACTACAAGCTCATGCCCAGATACATCAAGGACTTCCCCCACTCCCGGAACGTCATCCGAACGCTGAGAAAGCGCGGGCGCTACGTCATCAGCTTCTCCGGCGAGCACACCTACCCCGGCGGAAAGGTCATCTTCATGAAGAAGACGAACTGGTACGACGAGTTCGATGAGGTAATAACCTTCAGGGGCACCAAGGACATGCTGAAGAAGTTCGAGAACCTGAGGGAGCTTTACCCTGACGAGCCCTTCGTCTGGGTGGACGACAGCCCGAGCAGGTTCACTTACATACTGGATGAGAACACGCTTCTCGTTCAGAAGGCTTCCCCATACAAGAGCGACGTTGCACTGCTCTTCGAGAGGCAGAACTTCCTCAAGATCAAGTCCCTCCGGGAAATCCTGGAGATAGACAATGGGCTCTCAGCCTTCGTCGGAGGGGATAAAACTTAAAAATACCGCCGGGCGAACCCCCTCCGGTGGAGGTGGGGACGATGGCCAGGGGAAAGGCTCTCGTCCTTGCCTACGCCGGGACCAAGGAGCACCAGGACAACCACCACATGATTCTGAAGCCCCTCGGCATCGACGACAGGAACGCGGCTTCAAGGCTCATAGGCAGGAAGGTCGTCTGGAGGACGCCGACCGGCAGGAAGATGTTTGGCAAGATTCTCAAACCACACGGCAACAGGGGCGAGGTCAAGGCCTACTTCAAGCCAGGCCTGCCGGGACAGGCGGTCGGTGACTACGTCGAAATCCTTTGAGCGCAACCCTTTAAACCTCCCAACCTTTTCTTTCTCCGGTGAGAGGATGGAGTTCGTTGAGGTGCGCGAGGGTCTTGCAAGAATCCTTGTACCGAAGGCGGAGAGAATATACGACGCCCCCGTCTTCTACAACCCGGTAATGGCATTAAACCGGGATATAAGCGTCCTGGCCGTTGGAGTGCTCAAACCGAGGACCGTTCTCGATGCACTCTCTGCAACAGGAATCCGGGGCATCCGCTACGCCCTCGAAACCCCCGTCGAGGAGGTCTGGCTCAACGACATAAGCGAAGATGCCTTCAACCTGATCCTGGAAAACGTCCGGCTGAACCTCGGCGTCAATGGGGAGAGGATAGGCGAGAAGAGGTTCTCATTCGAGGGAGAGAAGAAGGTTATAGCCAACCTCGACGACGCCAACAGACTCATGGCCGAGAAGTTCCGGTACTTTGACTTCCTCGACCTCGACCCCTTCGGCTCGCCGGTTGAGTTCCTCGATACGGCACTGAGGAGCGTCAGGAGAAAGGGAATTTTAGCGGTCACCGCCACCGACACCGGTGTCCTATGCGGCGCCTACCGGCACGCCTGCCGCAGGAAATACCTGGCGGAGCCGATAAGGGGCGAGCTCTGCCACGAGGCGGGTTTGAGGATTCTCATCGGAACCGTTGTCAGGTACGCGGCCAAATACGACCTCGGCGTCGAGGTTCTCCTGGCGTACTACCGCGACCACTACTTTAGGGCCTTTCTGAGGCTCAAGAGCGGCGCGAGGAAGGCCGACGGGAGCATTGAACGGCTCGGCTACCTGTGGCAGGATGAAAACGGCAGATTCGGGTACGAGAACTCCTTCCTGCCCAAAAGACCCGGCGCATACGGCCCCCTCTGGCTAGGTCCGCTGAAGAGCCAGGAGTTCGTTGACGAGGTGCTGAAGCTGGCCTGGGAGCACCCCCTCGCCCACAAGAAGACGCTGCCCTTCTTAGAACTCCTCAGCGGGGAGCTGGACATCCCGTTCCACTACGACACCCACGCTCTGGCCAGAAGAAACAACCTCCAGGTCGGGAAGCTCGCGGATATTATCGAGGCCCTCCACGGGAAAGGTTACTCTGCAACGAGAACACATTTCTCCCCAATGGCCATTAAGACGGACGCGCCCTTCGAGGAGGTGCTGGAGGCGCTGAGGAGCCTCCGATGACCGACATCCATTTAACCTCGGCCGCCGTTCTTTCCAGGGGGTGAGGGGATGGACGAGATGCTGGAGCTGGCGAGGGGCTTCTACAAGGACGAGTACGCCGACTCGGTTCTCTACGCCCAGCTCGCAAAGATTGAAAAAGACGAGGAGATAAGGAAGGAATTTCTGCGGCTCTCGAATATAGAGTCAAAACACGCCAAGTTCTGGCACGACTTCATAAAGCGGCATGGGGGAGAGGTTCCAAAGCCTTCGGTTAGGAGGCTCACGATATTCAGCGTCAAGCTCCTCAGGAGACTCCTTGGACCGGGCTCGGTCGCTTCACTCCTTGAGATGGGCGAGAACAGTGCGATACAAAAGTACTTCAAATACCTCACGACCTACGCGGACAGGTTCAGCGAGGACGAGCTGGGGGAGATAAAGGACGTCATACTGGACGAGCTTGAGCACGAGAAGTTCTTCTACGAGAGCAAGGAGCGCTTCCACGTCGAGAACACCCGCGACCTCGTTCTGGGCATGAACGACGGGCTGGTTGAAATCCTCGGTGCCGTCACGGGTCTCTCCGCGGTGTACCCGAGCAGCCCGCAGCTTGTTGGAATAAGCGGCCTCATAGTCGGCGTAGCCGGTGCGCTCTCGATGGCCATAGGCACCTTCGTCTCGGTCCGCTCCCAGAGGCAGATTAAGGAATCCATCCGCGACAGGATGGAGGTCCTCTTCAGAGTTTCGCCGGAAAGGGCGGCCGAAGAGCTCGTGGAGAAGTTCGTCGAGGGAGGAATGCCCGAGGAGGTCGCAAGGGACGTGGCAAGGGAGCTCGCCGACAACAGCGATGCGATAATGCAGCTCCTCCTTCCGGAGGCGGAGGAGAACGAGATAAGGGCGGCTCTCTACACGGGTTTCGCTTACCTCCTGGGTGTTGCCTTCCCTGTCACGCCGTACTTCCTCGCGTCCAGCTCGCTGACGGCCCTTCCCTTCTCGATACTGCTGGCTGGCTCTGCCCTGGCGATAGTGGCGACCATGATATCGCTCCTCTCCGGAATCTCGATCAGAAAGAAGGTCGCCGAGATGGTGGCGACCGGCCTGGGTGCGGCATTCCTGAGCTATCTCTTCGGCCGGCTCATGGAGGTTCTCTTCAACGTCTCGGCGCTTTGATCCGTTTTTACACCTTCACGTATTTCCACTTCCCCCTCTTGAACGCCCACCAGAAGAGGGCCGCGGTTGTGAACGTTTCGAGGCTCATCGCTATCCACGCGGCTATGACGCCCAGTCCCTCAAAGTGTATTGGACCGATTGTAAAGCCGAATCCAAGGATGTACGCGGGCACTATGCGGAAGAGGAGCTTGCTGACGGCGGTGATGTACATCGGCGTCTTGGTGTCTCCCGCCCCCCTAAGTGCACCGCCGAGAACGAAGAGCCAGCCGAGGGGGATCTCGCTTATTCCGACTATTATGAGGTATATGCTCGCCAGCCTCATGACCTCACCGTAGTTCGGGTCGCTCGGGCTTATGAAGGGCATGACGAGGTAGCGCGGGAAGACGATAAGGATGAATGCCATCACCGCCATAAACGCGCCGACCATCTTGAGGGCCTCGTAGACGGTCCTCTCGGCCTTCTCGGGTTTTCCCTCACCGAGGCTCTGGCCCACGAGGGCGGATGTGGCGACGTTAAAGCCGAAGGCAGGCATGTAGGCTATGCTCTCCACGCGGAGGCCAACCTGATGGGAGGCAAGGGCCACGGTCCCAAAGCGCGTGACTATGCTCATGTATATGAAGTTGTAAAAGCTGAATATCCCGCGCTCGACCATGGTGGGGATTCCTATACGGAGTATCCTTCCCGCCATGTCCGGGTGGAAGCTCCAGCTCGGCCGGAACCTCAGCACGAGCCTCCCGCTCCAGAGGAGATAGAGTCCGATGAGGAACGAGGTGGTGATTCCTATGCCCGACGCCCATGCGGCACCCACGGGACCAAGCTCGGGAAAACCTAGCTTTCCGAATATGAGGAGGTAATCGAGAACCGCGTTTACCACGTTCATAAGGATGCCGAGCTTCATGGGTGTCTTCGTGTCCCCGGCGCCTCTGAGGGCCGAGAAGGCTGTAAAGCCTGCGAATCGAATCGGATAGAAAGCGAAGAGCACCTTAATGTACCTGTAGCCCAGGGCAACGACGTCGGGTTTTGCCCCCATTATCCTCAGGATATCGTCGCCGAAGACCCACCCGAAGAGCATGACGGGGATTCCCAGGAGAAACGCCAGATAGAGGCTCTGCTCCAGTGCAAGAACGGCGCTCTCCTCGTCCTTCGCCCCAACGAACCTCGCCACCAGCGCGAGGGTTCCAGTTGCGACCGCCGCCATGATGGGCATCATGAACCAGCTCACCTGACCACCGAGGCCGACGGCGGCCAGAGCTAAAGCACCCAGCTGACCGACCATCATCATGTCCACTAGGTTGAGAAGCGTCTGGGAGATGTTGCCCATTATCGCCGGCCACGCCAGCTTCCAGAGACGGCGCTGGTTCTCGTTGAAGCGCAACATTAAGACGTCCCTCTAAACGGTAAAGCTAACGTTGAAGTTAATAAGGATTGCGGTGACCTGCCCGGAACACATGTCGCAAAAAACCATGTGACTGCTAAAGTGGAGAAAATAAAAGGAGGTTCAGTAGGCGAGGTTCCTCTTCTTCTTCCACTTGTGGGACCAGCTGTACTTCCTCATGCGCCTGCTCCTGCCGAAGCCGCAAGCGGCGCAGTAGCCCTTCTGGACGTTGAAGGCGCGCCTTCCGCAGCGCCTGCATCTGATGTGAGTTGGAGTGTGGTTCCTCCTGCCCTTTGGTTCGGTTCCCGCTCCCATGGTATCACCTCGCTAAGCCACGACTTCACTCAAGCTCAACCGGGGAGATGGCGAGAACGTTGTCTCCCCTGATGACGATTTTACCGTACCTCTTAACTTCCTCACCCTCCTGGATGAGGGCGGCGTCCGCAAGGACGACGTTCAGGTGGATGTCGTAACCGATGAGCCTGCCCCTGAACTCCGAACCCCTCTTGAGGAGCACGAGGACATCCTTGTCGAGGGACTTGTGGATAACGTCGAGTGGTCTTTCCGCCATTTTCACGCACCTCCAAATAATCAAAGCTCGTAACGATAACGAGGGAAACGGTTTATAACTCTTTCCGTCCGCTGGCGGGGCGTTGGCGATTAGACAACGACACTCCCAAAAGGTTTTTATGAAAGTCCCCGACTCGGTTTTCAGGTGGTGAGTAATGGGAGAGAAGCCCGACAGATACGAGATTCTTCAGGATTTGATGAGGAGAAGGGGCTTTGCATGGGGCAGCTTTGAAATCTACGGCGGCTCACGCGGATTCTACGACTACGGTCCGCTCGGTGCGACGATAAAGAGGAAAATCGAGCGGAAGATACGCGAGGCCTTCCAGAGGGAGGGCTTCTTCGAGCTGGAAACACCGGATATAACCCCCGAGAGGGTCTTTATCGCGAGCGGTCACGTTGAAAAGTTCGTTGACCCGCTGGTCGAGTGTAAGAAGTGCGGCGCAAGGTTTAGGGCCGACCACATAGTGGAGGAGGCCCTTGGAATAGACACCGAGGGTATGAGCGCCGAGCACCTAACTGAACTCATCCGCGAGCACGGGATAAAGTGCCCCGAGTGCGGCGGTGAGCTCGGCGAGGTCTGGTACTTCAACCTCATGTTCGAAACCAAGATCGGCCCCTACGGCGACCAGAAGGGCTACCTGAGGCCCGAGACCGCCCAGGGCATCTTCGTGAACTTCAAAAGGCTGAACGCTTTCGCCAGGAACAAGCTCCCCTTCGGCGTTTTCCAGATAGGCAAAGCCTACCGCAACGAGATTTCACCGAGGCAGGGCATGCTCCGTCTGAGGGAGTTCACCCAGGCGGAGGCGGAGATATTCTTCAACCCGAAGGAAACGGAGCATCCTCACTTCGATGAGGTTAAGGACGAGGTTCTCCGCCTCTATCCAATAGAGCACCAGCTCAAGAACCTCGGCACGATTGAGATAACCGCCGAGGAGGCCGTGGAGAAGGGCTACATCATGAACACCTTCTTCGCCTACTACATGGTCATGGTCAAGCGCGTCCTCCTCGACATCGGCATCCCCGAGGACAAGATACGCTTCCGCCAGCAGCTGCCCGAGGAGCGCGCCCACTACTCGCGCGACACCTGGGATGCCGAGATTCACAGCGAGCGCTTCGGCTGGGTGGAGTGCGTTGGAATAGCCAACCGCGGCGACTACGACCTGAGCAAGCATCTGAAGATGAGCGGCGCGGACATGACCGTCCTCATCCACTACGATGAGCCCAGGATAGTCAGGCGCCTCAAAGTGAGCCTCAACATGAAGCGCGTCGGACCGAAGCTGAAGAAGGACGCCAAGAGGATAAACGAGCTCATCCAGGGCTGGGACGAGGAGAAGCTGAGGAGCCTGGTTGAAGTCCTGGAGAGGGACGGCAAAATCACCATCGAGGGCTACGAGCTGGAGAAGGACGACTTCATAATCAAGGAGGTCGAGGAGAAGGTCACCGGCGAGAAGATAGTGCCCCACGTCCTTGAGCCGAGCTTTGGAATAGACAGGCCGTTCTACCTGCTCCTTGAGAACAGCCTCGTCATCGAGGAGGACAGAACCTACCTCAAACTGAAGAAGGACATGGCCCCGATTGAGGTCGCAGTCCTGCCTCTCGTCGCCAAAGAGCCGCTGAAGAGCATAGCCTACGACGTCTTCAGGACGCTCCAGAAGGCAGGCTTCATAGCGGTCTACGACGAGAAGGACACCGTTGGGAGGAGATACCTCCGCTACGACGAGATAGGAACGCCCTACTGCGTGACCATCGACAACCAGACGCCCGAGGACAGCACCGTTACGATCCGCGACCGCGACACGAAGGAGCAGGTGAGGATTAGCATCGAGGAGCTGCCGTCAAAGCTCAGGGAGCTGATTTTCGGGGAGTGAAGTGCTGTCCCCGCTTTTTCAACTACTCTTTTTGCTGGTGTTTCCCATGAAAATCCACCTCATCTACCGGAGG encodes the following:
- a CDS encoding DUF4870 domain-containing protein; amino-acid sequence: MEETPPEEPKKTSLGMDENIEGLLAYLLGALTGIIFLLLEKESDFVRFHAMQSTITFIGIWVLQIIFSVIPYIGGILAWLLGIIGFVLWILGMVKAYQGERYKFPIVGNLAEEWMGKVNV
- a CDS encoding 7-cyano-7-deazaguanine synthase — protein: MRDIESVVEETARFSEEHGLYEKRILVMFSGGKDSSLTLHILKEVGLEVSALTFFHRWSWRETLNWAMGFTKKLGVEHYIVDITDGLLREAAGRKGPICINCKKVMLWNAKWFALNNGFDVLAKGDNANDKIIGALLDQCEGDIRLCGLPKVGVPFFRPLIKYTAEEVEALADEAGIRPYRMYEHARRRQWREGCPLQYIDREEVVTKELMDLAFRVNYEVSKIARARKVRVSVRVPSFEIMCWDCDEGTLREVERVTSMFGGKEK
- a CDS encoding AIR synthase family protein, whose translation is MRLPLGKIRNDVLHDAVFPNLGVEDMKVVYGPREGFDSAVLEYDRDHYLVVATDPTLGVPGETFGFFSYHFAASDVAVFGARPRWLVVDILLPPGSEKGFLEKTMRDLNAECRKYGSAIIGGHTGVYPSVAEPTSTTTAMGLVKKDLLRLPLAKPGDRIVVTGKVGLEFAVSAAYFREDELRKLLSFREIQLLRGLYRFETAVPDALAARPFVRGMHDATEGGLTALHEIADNSGVGFTIHAEKLYLDPLVGKVLDFYGLDPWGVSSTGTVIAIVPPGNVGSLITELNKNGIIAFELGEFTADKKRILIENGEEREFPTFKSDPYVELYNKR
- a CDS encoding nucleotidyltransferase domain-containing protein, coding for MSREIIRDVILRVLRELGLGVDDIILFGSRARGDFRADSDWDVLVILSRPLERKVELEAYKKIHRELLLKGIKVDILFISEDELEKVKDDTGFVYYYALREGVKI
- a CDS encoding HEPN domain-containing protein, producing the protein MSYREWLEKAEKDLVLAKNSLSLDFYDYATFHAQQCAEKALKAFLVSKGKPIKRTHDVGELILLCADVDSEFLKLFDDDVDLLTAYAVEARYPTIHEPDKEEAENAIKLAELVLAFVQSKLTSP
- a CDS encoding mRNA surveillance protein pelota; protein product: MQIIHQDVKEGKIKVKAETLDDLWHLYHIIDPGDVVYAKTLRKQSQRADSLRAEKVEVIPVFLGVKAEKINFHKFANQVRVTGPIVYASRDDVPIGKYHTIAIEEGTVVTIQKPRWKEHHIERLKEAVEASKRARVMIVVIDDGEADMAIIREYGVEILKGIRYNLGGKRYNTNRESEEKKFFHDVAKSMEEIINREGIERAIVAGPGFVKEDFYKFLRENYGELAKKVAIEDTSVTGRTGIYEVIKRGTVDKVYHENRVAKEVQLVEKVLENIARNNGLAAYGLKEVEEAVNYGAVETLLVLDELLKGEHREKIEELMDAVRYSRGEVVVVSSEHEGGDKLKALGGLAALLRFRVK
- the pepQ gene encoding Xaa-Pro dipeptidase PepQ → MRIDRLKKFISENELDGVLITAKENLFYFTGSSPVLGGYLVVTPDDAVFIVPELEYEEAKETSRVPVEKFKTGKELYERLSSFKLKKLGIEGRTSFSTIQTLKEKVGAADFVPVDDVVKELRIIKTPEEIEVIKAACRIADMAMMAALEEISEGKREREIAAKMEYVMKMNGAEKPAFDTIIASGWRAALPHGLASDKRIEKGDLVVIDEGALYRHYHSDMTRTIVVGSPNAKQKEIYEIVLEAQRKGVEAARPGMTAKELDTLVRDVIKEYGYGDHFIHSTGHGVGLEIHEWPRVSQFDETELKPGMVITIEPGIYLPKFGGVRIEDTILITENGAERLTKTERELI
- a CDS encoding HAD family hydrolase, translated to MAVYLFDFDGTLVDSTGAVEKALRIAIEKTVPAVIESDLYEDYYKALALFIKGKLTYQYLGVIHELVAQGTIHEYYKLMPRYIKDFPHSRNVIRTLRKRGRYVISFSGEHTYPGGKVIFMKKTNWYDEFDEVITFRGTKDMLKKFENLRELYPDEPFVWVDDSPSRFTYILDENTLLVQKASPYKSDVALLFERQNFLKIKSLREILEIDNGLSAFVGGDKT
- a CDS encoding 50S ribosomal protein L35ae — its product is MARGKALVLAYAGTKEHQDNHHMILKPLGIDDRNAASRLIGRKVVWRTPTGRKMFGKILKPHGNRGEVKAYFKPGLPGQAVGDYVEIL
- a CDS encoding tRNA (guanine(10)-N(2))-dimethyltransferase → MEFVEVREGLARILVPKAERIYDAPVFYNPVMALNRDISVLAVGVLKPRTVLDALSATGIRGIRYALETPVEEVWLNDISEDAFNLILENVRLNLGVNGERIGEKRFSFEGEKKVIANLDDANRLMAEKFRYFDFLDLDPFGSPVEFLDTALRSVRRKGILAVTATDTGVLCGAYRHACRRKYLAEPIRGELCHEAGLRILIGTVVRYAAKYDLGVEVLLAYYRDHYFRAFLRLKSGARKADGSIERLGYLWQDENGRFGYENSFLPKRPGAYGPLWLGPLKSQEFVDEVLKLAWEHPLAHKKTLPFLELLSGELDIPFHYDTHALARRNNLQVGKLADIIEALHGKGYSATRTHFSPMAIKTDAPFEEVLEALRSLR
- a CDS encoding VIT1/CCC1 transporter family protein, encoding MDEMLELARGFYKDEYADSVLYAQLAKIEKDEEIRKEFLRLSNIESKHAKFWHDFIKRHGGEVPKPSVRRLTIFSVKLLRRLLGPGSVASLLEMGENSAIQKYFKYLTTYADRFSEDELGEIKDVILDELEHEKFFYESKERFHVENTRDLVLGMNDGLVEILGAVTGLSAVYPSSPQLVGISGLIVGVAGALSMAIGTFVSVRSQRQIKESIRDRMEVLFRVSPERAAEELVEKFVEGGMPEEVARDVARELADNSDAIMQLLLPEAEENEIRAALYTGFAYLLGVAFPVTPYFLASSSLTALPFSILLAGSALAIVATMISLLSGISIRKKVAEMVATGLGAAFLSYLFGRLMEVLFNVSAL